In the genome of Epinephelus lanceolatus isolate andai-2023 chromosome 18, ASM4190304v1, whole genome shotgun sequence, one region contains:
- the stat5a gene encoding signal transducer and activator of transcription 5A, producing MAVWIQAQQLQGDALHQMQSLYGQHFPIEVRHYLSQWIEGQLWDAIDLENPQEEFKAKRLLDSLIQELQNKAEHQVGEDGFLLKIKLGHYASQLKSTYDRCPLELVRCIKHILYTEQRLVREATNSSSPVGGMMDSMSQKYQQINQAFEELRLLTQDTENDLRKLQHNQEYFIIQYQESLRIQAQLTSLATLPPADRQLREPTLLSKRATVEAWLTREANTLQKYRLDLAEKHQKTLQLLRKQQTIILDDELIQWKRRQQLAGNGGPPEGGLDILQSWCEKLAETIWQNRQQIRRAEHLRQQLPIPGPIEELLNELNSTITDIISALVTSTFIIEKQPPQVLKTQTKFAATIRLLVGGKLNVHMNPPQVKATIISEQQAKALLKNENTRNDSSGEILNNNCVMEYHQTTGTLSAHFRNMSLKRIKRSDRRGAESVTEEKFTILFESQFSVGGNELVFQVKTLSLPVVVIVHGSQDNNATATVLWDNAFAEPGRVPFLVPDKVLWPQLCDAINMKYKAEVQSNRGLSEENLVFLAQKAFSSSSNNPDDYRNMTMTWSQFNRESLPVRNFTFWQWFDGVMELTKKHLKPHWNDGAILGFVNKQQAQDMLMSKPNGTFLLRFSDSEIGGITIAWVAENPNKAGERMVWNLMPYTTKDFSIRSLADRISDLNHLLFLYPDRPKDEVFSKYYTPPLSKAVDGYVKPQIKQVVPEFTTANPDPASGNPTYMDHGASPAPVNHPHAYGIYPPMSDSMLDADGDFDLDDTMDVARHVEELLRRPVESQWGGQQS from the exons atggcagtgtgGATCCAGGcccagcagctccagggagATGCTCTGCATCAGATGCAGTCTCTGTATGGTCAGCACTTCCCCATTGAGGTGCGACATTATCTGTCCCAGTGGATAGAGGGCCAGCTCTG ggATGCCATAGACCTGGAGAACCCACAGGAGGAGTTCAAGGCCAAACGGCTGCTAGACAGTCTGATCCAAGAGCTGCAGAACAAGGCCGAGCACCAGGTGGGAGAGGACGGCTTCCTACTCAAAATCAAACTGGGACACTACGCCAGCCAGCTCAAG AGCACGTATGACCGCTGTCCTCTGGAGTTGGTCCGATGCATCAAACACATCCTCTACACAGAGCAGAGGCTTGTCAGAGAGGCCACCAAT TCGAGCTCTCCAGTGGGTGGGATGATGGACAGCATGTCTCAGAAATACCAACAGATCAACCAAGCTTTTGAGGAGCTTCGGCTGCTGACCCAGGACACAGAGAATGATCTGCGCAAGCTCCAGCACAACCAGGAGTACTTCATCATTCAGTATCAGGAAAGCCTCCGCATCCAGG CTCAGCTGACCAGCCTGGCCACGCTGCCCCCTGCTGACCGACAGCTACGGGAGCCCACCCTTCTCAGCAAGAGAGCCACTGTGGAGGCATGGCTGACCAGAGAGGCCAACACACTACAGAAATACAGACTG GACCTGGCAGAGAAGCACcagaaaacactgcagctgttgAGGAAGCAGCAGACCATCATTCTGGATGACGAGCTGATCCAGTGGAAGAGACGGCAACAGCTGGCAGGCAACGGGGGCCCGCCAGAGGGAGGCCTGGACATCCTGCAGTCCTG gtGCGAGAAGCTGGCAGAAACTATCTGGCAAAACAGGCAGCAGATTCGGAGGGCAGAGCACCTCAGACAACAGCTGCCCATCCCCGGCCCTATTGAAGAGCTGCTCAATGAACTCAACAGTACTATCACAGATATCATCTCAGCATTGGTCAcaag CACCTTCATCATTGAAAAACAGCCTCCACAGGTGCTAAAAACCCAAACCAAGTTTGCCGCTACCATCCGCCTCCTAGTTGGGGGGAAATTGAATGTGCACATGAACCCCCCCCAGGTCAAAGCTACCATCATTAGCGAACAGCAAGCCAAGGCCCTGCTGAAGAACGAGAACACAAGGAA tgacagcagtggagaaattctcaacAATAACTGTGTGATGGAGTACCACCAGACTACAGGCACTCTCAGCGCCCACTTCAGGAACATG TCTTTGAAGAGGATCAAGCGTTCGGACAGACGAGGAGCAGAATCTGTCACAGAAGAGAAGTTCACAATTCTGTTTGAGTCCCAGTTCAGTGTCGGAGGCAATGAGCTTGTCTTTCAAGTGAAG ACGTTATCACTTCCGGTAGTGGTGATAGTTCATGGTAGCCAAGACAATAATGCCACAGCAACTGTGTTGTGGGACAACGCTTTTGCAGAGCCA GGACGGGTGCCTTTCCTCGTGCCAGATAAGGTGCTTTGGCCTCAGCTGTGTGATGCCATCAATATGAAGTACAAGGCTGAGGTGCAGAGTAACCGAGGCCTGTCTGAAGAGAACCTGGTCTTCCTGGCTCAAAAGGCCTTCAGCAGCTCTAGCAACAACCCCGACGACTACCGCAACATGACTATGACTTGGTCACAATTCAACAGG GAAAGCTTGCCAGTGAGGAACTTCACATTTTGGCAGTGGTTTGATGGTGTGATGGAACTCACAAAAAAGCATCTCAAACCACACTGGAATGATGG aGCCATATTGGGCTTTGTGAACAAGCAGCAGGCCCAGGACATGTTGATGTCCAAACCCAATGGTACTTTCCTTCTGCGCTTTAGTGACTCTGAGATTGGAGGAATTACAATCGCCTGGGTGGCAGAAAATCCTAACAAAGCAG GTGAGAGAATGGTCTGGAACCTCATGCCCTATACAACCAAAGACTTTTCCATTCGCTCTCTGGCTGACCGCATCAGCGATCTCAATCACCTCCTGTTCCTCTACCCCGACAGACCCAAGGATGAGGTTTTCTCCAAATATTACACCCCACCACTCT ccaAAGCAGTGGATGGCTACGTGAAACCACAAATCAAACAAGTGGTGCCCGA gtttaCTACAGCTAATCCAGACCCAGCAAGTGGGAATCCAACCTATATGGATCACGGAGCCTCCCCGGCACCTGTCAATCACCCTCACGCCTACGGCATATACCCACCTAT GAGTGACTCTATGTTGGATGCCGACGGAGACTTCGACCTGGACGACACCATGGACGTGGCGAGGCATGTAGAGGAGCTCCTTCGGCGGCCCGTAGAGAGCCAGTGGGGCGGCCAACAGTCCTGA